In Neisseria animalis, a single window of DNA contains:
- a CDS encoding RluA family pseudouridine synthase, giving the protein MHAIRKDSVNTITIGEHEAGQRLDNYLIKILKGVPKSHIHRIIRAGEVRLDKKRCKPDSRIEAGQVLRIPPIRTADRQKADNGRNAHSSANPSPAPAREFEVVYEDDALLVINKPSGVAVHGGSGVSFGVIEQIRRARPQAKYLELVHRLDKDTSGLLMIAKKRSALVKLHEMLRNDHPKKIYLALGVGRLDNDRFHVKLPLFKYTGAQGEKMVRVSEEGQSAHTIFRVLNRFADGILHQVGISALTYVEATLKTGRTHQIRVHLQSQNCPIAGDERYGDYQANKRLQKLGLKRMFLHASELHLNHPLTGEKLVLKADLPQALQQMMMLLEHRLPSESAEAAPFE; this is encoded by the coding sequence ATGCACGCAATACGCAAAGATTCAGTCAATACAATTACCATCGGCGAACACGAAGCAGGCCAACGCCTTGATAACTATCTGATAAAAATCCTTAAAGGTGTGCCCAAAAGCCATATCCACCGCATTATCCGCGCAGGCGAAGTGCGGCTGGACAAAAAACGCTGCAAGCCAGACAGCCGCATTGAGGCAGGGCAGGTATTGCGTATTCCCCCGATACGCACGGCAGACAGACAAAAGGCGGACAATGGGCGGAACGCGCATTCTTCCGCCAATCCGTCGCCTGCGCCCGCGCGTGAATTTGAAGTGGTTTACGAAGACGATGCCTTATTGGTCATCAACAAGCCCAGCGGCGTTGCCGTGCACGGCGGCAGCGGCGTCAGCTTCGGCGTAATCGAACAAATCCGCCGCGCCCGTCCCCAAGCCAAATATTTGGAACTCGTACACCGTCTCGACAAGGACACCAGCGGTCTTCTGATGATTGCCAAAAAGCGCAGCGCACTGGTGAAGCTGCACGAAATGCTCCGCAACGACCACCCGAAAAAAATCTATTTGGCATTGGGCGTGGGCCGTCTGGACAACGACCGCTTCCATGTCAAACTGCCGCTCTTTAAATACACCGGTGCACAAGGCGAAAAAATGGTTCGCGTTTCCGAAGAAGGCCAGTCCGCCCACACCATTTTCCGTGTGTTAAACCGTTTTGCAGACGGCATACTTCACCAAGTCGGCATCTCCGCGCTGACTTATGTCGAAGCCACTTTGAAAACGGGGCGCACCCACCAAATCCGCGTCCACCTGCAATCGCAAAACTGCCCCATTGCCGGCGACGAACGCTACGGCGACTACCAAGCCAACAAACGCCTGCAAAAACTGGGCCTGAAGCGGATGTTTCTCCACGCTTCCGAGCTGCACCTGAACCACCCGCTTACCGGTGAGAAACTGGTTTTGAAGGCGGATTTGCCGCAAGCCTTGCAGCAGATGATGATGTTGTTGGAACACCGTTTGCCGTCGGAATCTGCCGAAGCCGCGCCATTCGAGTGA